AAAACTTCAGGCCAAGCCCAGGGGCGAAAATCAGCAGAAGTACGTCCATAACATCCGCACCCACGATGTGAATTTCGGCATTGGTCCCGCCGGTACCGGCAAGACCTGGCTGGCAGTGGCCTGTGCGGTGGAAGCACTGAAGGATGAGCAGGTCAAGCGCATTCTGCTGGTGCGTCCGGCCGTTGAGGCGGGTGAAAAGCTCGGGTTCCTGCCCGGCGACCTGGCCCAGAAGGTCGACCCCTACCTGCGTCCACTCTATGACGCACTCTATGAAATGCTGGGCTTTGACCACGTCACCCGGCTGATCGAGAAGAGCGTGATCGAGATTGCGCCGCTGGCGTTCATGCGGGGTCGCACGCTCAACAATTCGTTTATTATTCTGGACGAGAGCCAGAACACCACCCGGGAGCAGATGAAAATGTTCCTGACCCGGATCGGTTTCGGGTCTACCGCGGTGATTACCGGCGACACTACCCAGGTCGACCTGCCCCGTGGGCAGAACTCCGGGCTGATTCATGCCGCCACCGTGCTTGGCGATGTGGCC
This DNA window, taken from Marinobacter halotolerans, encodes the following:
- a CDS encoding PhoH family protein, which translates into the protein MKTNDSRQFDLHPVDQDRLAALCGQFDEHLKHIERRMSVRVGRRGHHFRVEGETEHVAAATEVIRHLYRETEATNDISPDTVHLFIRETGFERLPDDVPFDGAVTVIKTPKLQAKPRGENQQKYVHNIRTHDVNFGIGPAGTGKTWLAVACAVEALKDEQVKRILLVRPAVEAGEKLGFLPGDLAQKVDPYLRPLYDALYEMLGFDHVTRLIEKSVIEIAPLAFMRGRTLNNSFIILDESQNTTREQMKMFLTRIGFGSTAVITGDTTQVDLPRGQNSGLIHAATVLGDVAGIGFTRFESRDVVRHPLVQRIVEAYDIFDGGGA